The following proteins are co-located in the Sulfurospirillum deleyianum DSM 6946 genome:
- the dcd gene encoding dCTP deaminase produces the protein MGLKADSWIREKSLKERMIEPFCEEQVGKDVVSYGVSSYGYDIRVGREFKIFTNVNSTVVDPKEFDDKNVIDFEGDICIVPPNSFALARTVEYFRIPKNVLAICLGKSTYARCGIIVNVTPFEPEFEGHITIEISNTTPLPAKIYANEGIAQVLFLEGDSECETTYKDKKGKYQGQTGITLPRILK, from the coding sequence ATGGGTTTAAAAGCAGACAGTTGGATACGTGAAAAATCGCTAAAAGAGCGTATGATAGAACCTTTTTGCGAAGAGCAAGTAGGCAAAGATGTGGTGAGTTATGGTGTAAGTAGTTACGGCTATGACATCCGTGTGGGACGTGAGTTTAAAATCTTCACCAATGTCAATTCGACCGTCGTTGATCCTAAAGAATTTGACGATAAAAATGTCATTGATTTTGAAGGAGACATTTGCATTGTTCCACCTAACTCTTTTGCGTTAGCTCGTACGGTTGAGTACTTTCGTATTCCTAAAAATGTGCTAGCTATTTGTCTGGGAAAAAGTACCTATGCACGCTGTGGTATCATTGTCAATGTCACTCCTTTTGAACCTGAATTTGAGGGACACATTACCATCGAAATTTCAAACACCACCCCACTCCCTGCAAAAATTTATGCCAACGAAGGCATTGCGCAAGTGCTCTTTTTGGAGGGTGATAGCGAGTGTGAAACCACTTATAAAGACAAAAAAGGAAAATACCAAGGTCAAACAGGTATTACCTTGCCACGCATTTTAAAATAA
- a CDS encoding GNAT family N-acetyltransferase has translation MPLHVKRLTAQNTLAFDGFYAIYTKAFPLSEQKSQETLLAMLYAPFYTIFLAYDDEKIVGFCIMYHPQKDDFFLLEYIAITPHIQAKGVGSFLLQTSLNLLFETEGIRPVLIEIDSPKHASSEQEIREKRERFYRKMGALKIEPLDYSLPLQSNDTPPPMALLLLHYPHKTLQKETLKRWLEALFCDVYGCAKDDPRIECMLAGTHTYFTLN, from the coding sequence ATGCCTTTACATGTAAAGCGTTTAACCGCTCAAAATACCTTAGCATTTGATGGCTTTTACGCCATCTACACAAAGGCATTTCCACTGAGCGAACAAAAGAGTCAAGAGACTCTTTTAGCCATGCTCTATGCTCCTTTTTACACCATTTTTTTAGCCTATGATGACGAAAAAATAGTCGGATTTTGCATTATGTATCATCCCCAAAAAGATGACTTTTTTCTGCTCGAGTACATTGCCATTACCCCACACATTCAAGCCAAAGGAGTAGGCTCTTTTTTACTCCAAACAAGCCTAAATCTGCTTTTTGAAACAGAGGGAATTCGTCCTGTGTTGATTGAAATAGACTCTCCAAAACACGCCTCTTCTGAGCAGGAAATTCGTGAAAAAAGAGAGCGATTTTACCGTAAAATGGGTGCCTTAAAAATTGAGCCATTGGATTATAGTTTACCGCTTCAAAGCAATGATACACCTCCACCTATGGCGCTTTTACTGCTACATTACCCACACAAAACGCTTCAAAAAGAGACCCTAAAACGCTGGCTTGAAGCTCTCTTTTGTGACGTATATGGCTGTGCTAAAGACGACCCACGTATTGAATGCATGTTAGCGGGTACACATACCTATTTTACTCTGAACTAA
- a CDS encoding DUF1566 domain-containing protein yields the protein MRSFIWLFFILFFVQNSYAQCTKRFSLMNNNAEVYDKKTGLIWSRCTHGLSWKKGKGCVGEIELLTLSEARKIEKNNQGWRLPTVEELASLVELECKKYAINVTIFTDVPSDEGESTYWSTSTYLSNIGIEKMPSLFYTIDFQQGIVDAHTQGIPYRIRWVRDNK from the coding sequence ATGAGAAGTTTTATTTGGCTCTTTTTTATTCTTTTTTTTGTTCAAAACAGTTATGCTCAATGCACTAAGCGTTTCTCTTTAATGAATAATAATGCTGAAGTCTATGACAAAAAAACAGGCTTAATATGGAGTCGATGTACGCATGGTTTATCTTGGAAAAAAGGGAAGGGTTGTGTTGGTGAGATAGAGCTTTTAACGTTGAGCGAAGCTCGAAAGATAGAGAAAAATAATCAGGGGTGGCGCTTACCAACGGTTGAAGAACTTGCAAGTTTAGTTGAGCTAGAGTGCAAAAAATACGCTATTAATGTAACAATTTTTACTGATGTCCCCTCGGATGAAGGGGAATCAACCTATTGGAGTACTTCGACATATCTGAGCAATATTGGTATAGAGAAGATGCCATCACTTTTTTATACCATAGATTTTCAGCAAGGTATTGTGGATGCACATACGCAAGGAATTCCTTATAGAATACGTTGGGTAAGAGATAACAAGTAG
- a CDS encoding class I SAM-dependent rRNA methyltransferase — protein sequence MNKVYIKHSIVPKLRRFSPWVYANEIDSPLEEFTSGEVVALFSKKDGFLGTAYVNPKCSIFARVLSFGKEEIGKKFFHNRIKNAIKKRESLLNVSNAVRLIHSEADFLPGLIVDKYGENLAIQINTAGMENFRELIIGTLKQFLNPQWMVEKSDLYSREIEGLEDKNGTLFGEPCAQFELVENGLSFLVDIEDAQKTGFYLDQRKNRQICANYIKEGDTVLDLCCNAGGFGIYALRAGAKECVFVDVSESAIAQTKANVERNELTCESLHVKDVFTFLKEQKYKNSFNMVIIDPPSFAKNKEQAVGAKRGFKHLLMESTKAVKNAGLIGFFSCSHHVGRKELLEIVMEVSHDLKVQFILLEQMQQDSDHPCLINASASFYLNGLLLRVEK from the coding sequence ATGAATAAAGTCTATATTAAACACTCTATCGTCCCCAAACTAAGACGTTTTAGCCCGTGGGTTTATGCCAACGAAATTGACTCACCTTTGGAAGAATTTACAAGCGGTGAAGTGGTCGCTTTGTTTTCCAAAAAAGATGGCTTTCTAGGCACGGCGTATGTCAATCCAAAATGTTCGATTTTCGCACGAGTCCTTAGTTTTGGCAAAGAAGAGATTGGCAAAAAGTTTTTTCATAACCGCATTAAAAATGCCATTAAAAAGCGTGAATCACTTTTAAACGTGAGCAATGCGGTGCGCCTTATCCACTCAGAAGCCGACTTTTTACCTGGACTTATTGTCGATAAATACGGTGAAAATCTTGCCATTCAAATCAACACCGCAGGAATGGAAAACTTTCGTGAATTGATTATTGGCACCCTCAAACAGTTTTTAAATCCGCAATGGATGGTCGAAAAATCTGACCTGTATTCTCGTGAAATTGAGGGGTTAGAGGATAAAAACGGCACGCTGTTTGGTGAGCCTTGTGCACAGTTTGAATTGGTTGAAAATGGACTGAGTTTTTTAGTCGACATTGAAGATGCGCAAAAAACAGGCTTTTACCTTGATCAACGAAAAAATAGACAGATATGCGCAAACTACATTAAAGAGGGCGATACGGTGTTGGATTTGTGCTGTAACGCAGGTGGTTTTGGCATTTATGCGCTACGTGCTGGGGCTAAAGAGTGCGTGTTTGTCGATGTTTCCGAATCTGCCATTGCACAAACTAAAGCCAATGTGGAGCGCAATGAACTCACCTGCGAATCTTTACATGTAAAAGATGTTTTCACCTTTTTAAAAGAGCAAAAATACAAAAATAGTTTTAATATGGTCATTATCGACCCACCATCCTTCGCTAAAAACAAAGAGCAAGCGGTGGGGGCGAAACGAGGCTTTAAACATCTTTTGATGGAGAGCACCAAAGCAGTGAAAAACGCTGGATTGATTGGTTTTTTCTCCTGTTCTCACCATGTAGGACGCAAAGAACTTTTGGAGATTGTGATGGAAGTCTCGCACGATTTGAAAGTGCAGTTTATCCTTCTAGAGCAGATGCAACAAGACAGTGACCACCCGTGTTTGATTAATGCCTCTGCTTCGTTTTACTTAAATGGGTTGTTGCTTAGGGTAGAGAAGTAA
- a CDS encoding alpha/beta hydrolase — protein sequence MIKVLIGVVVLYVGAMGYLYFTQEKQIFAAHLIEEKPAPQGENLEPLVLHVNEKVVLEGILRKDEESNAGLLLYFGGNADDATRFVLHVKALQGYDVIAFNYRGYGKSSGEPSEEAFFSDALKIYDTYARGRKVVIMGRSLGSGVASFLASKRVADGLVLLTPYDSIVSMAQKKYPIFPIEFLLKHTFESVRYVPLVTVPIAVMEVQNDTTIPRYHLEKLLEAMPQTPLHVSFSNTTHGDVLTHPSFSEELQKLLGNFNE from the coding sequence ATGATTAAAGTGCTTATAGGCGTTGTAGTGTTGTATGTGGGGGCGATGGGGTATCTCTATTTTACCCAAGAGAAGCAGATTTTTGCAGCGCACCTCATTGAAGAAAAACCAGCCCCTCAGGGTGAAAACCTAGAGCCACTGGTGTTACATGTAAACGAAAAAGTTGTTTTAGAAGGGATTTTACGCAAAGACGAAGAGAGCAACGCAGGGTTACTCCTTTACTTTGGCGGTAATGCCGATGATGCCACTCGTTTTGTTTTACATGTAAAAGCCTTGCAAGGCTATGATGTGATAGCGTTTAATTACCGAGGCTATGGTAAAAGTAGCGGAGAGCCTAGCGAAGAGGCATTTTTTAGCGATGCGCTCAAAATTTACGACACCTACGCACGGGGTCGAAAAGTGGTGATTATGGGGCGAAGTTTGGGCAGTGGCGTGGCAAGTTTTTTGGCATCCAAAAGGGTGGCAGATGGTTTGGTGCTTTTAACGCCGTATGATTCGATTGTCTCAATGGCACAGAAAAAATACCCCATTTTCCCTATTGAATTTTTACTCAAACACACATTTGAGAGTGTGCGGTATGTCCCTCTTGTAACAGTTCCCATTGCGGTCATGGAAGTGCAAAACGATACAACGATTCCACGCTACCATCTTGAAAAATTACTCGAAGCGATGCCTCAAACACCTTTACATGTAAGCTTCTCAAATACCACGCACGGCGATGTTTTAACTCACCCCTCATTTAGCGAGGAACTTCAAAAATTATTAGGAAATTTCAATGAATAA
- a CDS encoding class I SAM-dependent methyltransferase, translating to MPRIDNQRFYQNAIKRYGCTARGLNWNSKGSQQIRFEVIHELLMPHVHQSSLIDAGCGFGDFYLFLEQRGARPLKYIGYDILLEALFVAQKRTKQHCVKCDILNDRLALADFYVASGSMNILSREETFTFIRRCFEASNKGFIFNLLKGQAQEGHFNYFLPEEIEAYVSDFAYEVQMYEGYMEGDFTVFLKKEGV from the coding sequence ATGCCTCGTATTGACAATCAGCGTTTTTACCAAAATGCCATTAAGCGCTATGGGTGTACCGCTCGTGGGCTGAATTGGAACTCTAAGGGTTCACAGCAGATTCGCTTTGAGGTGATTCATGAACTGTTAATGCCTCATGTCCATCAGAGTAGTCTTATTGATGCGGGGTGTGGTTTTGGTGATTTTTATCTTTTTTTAGAACAAAGAGGTGCGCGTCCTTTGAAGTACATTGGGTATGATATTTTGCTAGAAGCGCTTTTTGTGGCGCAAAAACGTACCAAACAGCACTGTGTTAAGTGTGATATTTTAAACGATAGATTGGCGTTGGCTGATTTTTATGTTGCGAGTGGGTCGATGAATATTTTAAGCCGTGAAGAGACGTTTACCTTTATTCGCCGTTGTTTTGAAGCGTCCAATAAGGGATTTATTTTTAATCTCTTAAAAGGTCAAGCCCAAGAGGGGCATTTTAACTACTTTTTACCCGAAGAGATTGAGGCGTATGTGAGTGACTTTGCCTATGAAGTGCAGATGTATGAGGGGTATATGGAAGGTGATTTTACGGTGTTTTTGAAGAAGGAAGGGGTATGA
- a CDS encoding flagellin, whose amino-acid sequence MKISSSSNTQILNLISQNKENTSATLEKIGAMKELQGVDSANLVISDALSSQISSLTQSVQNANETVSMYQIADSSLQALQANSDRLNELSVRYNSASLNDDQRAMVQEEFSAIQGAMQDITEQTTYNGQNMLSSAYGLEVSGLLELSVEDQEGIANFRENLSSLSQTASSSINGAMSEITNSLTAVTNLSSANAQIAEKPMEEKIAQLNSDEIKLTSSTLAQVHQNSLMQQSIMALLN is encoded by the coding sequence ATGAAAATTTCAAGCAGTTCCAATACCCAAATTCTCAACCTTATTTCACAAAACAAAGAGAATACTTCTGCCACTTTAGAAAAAATTGGTGCGATGAAAGAGCTTCAAGGCGTTGATAGTGCCAATCTTGTCATCTCCGATGCCCTCTCTTCCCAAATCTCTTCACTCACCCAAAGTGTGCAAAACGCCAATGAAACGGTGAGTATGTACCAAATTGCTGATAGTTCACTCCAAGCGCTTCAAGCCAATAGTGATAGACTCAATGAACTCTCCGTTCGTTACAACAGCGCTTCACTCAATGATGACCAAAGAGCGATGGTGCAAGAGGAGTTTAGTGCCATTCAAGGAGCGATGCAAGACATTACAGAGCAGACCACCTATAATGGTCAAAATATGCTCTCCAGCGCTTATGGACTCGAAGTTTCAGGACTCTTAGAACTCTCCGTAGAAGATCAAGAGGGGATTGCCAATTTTAGGGAGAATTTAAGCAGTCTAAGCCAAACCGCAAGCAGTAGCATTAATGGCGCTATGAGCGAGATTACCAATTCGCTGACAGCCGTTACCAATTTAAGCAGCGCCAATGCACAAATTGCCGAAAAACCGATGGAAGAGAAAATCGCCCAACTCAATAGTGATGAGATCAAACTCACCAGTTCAACCCTTGCTCAAGTGCATCAGAACAGTTTGATGCAACAAAGTATTATGGCACTTTTAAATTAA
- the pseB gene encoding UDP-N-acetylglucosamine 4,6-dehydratase (inverting): MFNGKNILITGGTGSFGKKYTEILLKKYQPNKIIIFSRDELKQYEMAQQYKHPCMRFFIGDVRDVERLKRAMDGVDFVIHAAALKHVPIAEYNPMECIKTNINGAQNVIDACLECGVQKVIALSTDKAANPINLYGATKLASDKLFVAANNIRGSKRTQFSVVRYGNVVGSRGSVVPLFKRLIAEGAKELPITDERMSRFWITLEQGVHFVLKNFERMQGGEIFIPKIPSMKMVDLAHALAPHLGVKMIGIRPGEKMHEVMVPKDDSHLTLEFHDHFVIQPSIQFVQKADFTCNGLKEQGVSVPYGFEYSSETNKEWLDAKGLLEMIEA; encoded by the coding sequence GTGTTTAATGGAAAAAATATACTCATTACAGGCGGAACAGGCAGTTTTGGTAAAAAATACACCGAAATTCTTTTAAAAAAGTACCAACCCAATAAGATTATTATTTTCTCACGAGATGAGCTGAAGCAATACGAAATGGCACAACAGTACAAACACCCATGTATGCGCTTTTTTATTGGTGATGTGAGAGACGTGGAGCGTTTAAAACGCGCAATGGATGGGGTGGATTTTGTCATTCATGCTGCAGCGCTCAAACACGTTCCTATTGCAGAATACAACCCGATGGAGTGCATTAAGACCAACATTAACGGGGCACAGAACGTCATTGATGCCTGCTTGGAGTGTGGCGTGCAAAAAGTCATCGCCCTCTCCACCGATAAAGCCGCCAATCCCATTAACCTCTACGGGGCAACCAAACTTGCTAGTGATAAACTCTTTGTCGCCGCCAATAATATACGAGGCTCCAAACGTACCCAATTCTCCGTCGTACGCTACGGCAATGTCGTAGGCAGCAGAGGCTCTGTGGTTCCTTTGTTTAAAAGACTCATCGCTGAGGGGGCTAAAGAGCTTCCCATTACCGATGAGCGCATGAGTCGCTTTTGGATTACCTTAGAGCAAGGGGTTCATTTTGTTTTGAAAAACTTTGAGCGAATGCAAGGCGGAGAAATCTTTATTCCTAAAATTCCTTCCATGAAAATGGTTGATTTAGCTCATGCCTTAGCGCCACATTTAGGGGTTAAGATGATTGGGATTCGCCCAGGAGAGAAGATGCACGAGGTGATGGTGCCCAAAGATGACAGCCACCTTACCTTAGAGTTTCACGACCACTTCGTCATTCAGCCTAGCATTCAGTTTGTTCAAAAAGCAGACTTTACATGTAATGGTTTAAAAGAGCAGGGTGTAAGCGTTCCTTACGGTTTTGAGTACAGTTCAGAAACCAACAAAGAGTGGCTCGATGCCAAAGGACTTTTGGAGATGATAGAGGCATGA
- the pseC gene encoding UDP-4-amino-4,6-dideoxy-N-acetyl-beta-L-altrosamine transaminase: MIPYSRQSIEPCDIEAVVEALKGDFLTGGEKVEAFEEALASYLGVKHVCVMNSATSALHVAYQIIGLKEGDEIITTPLSFAATSNTALQCHATPIFCDIKFDGNINEKKVEALITPNTKALVPVDFGGNPVEIDALRTLCDAHHLFLIEDASHALGSEINGQKVGQKADMSIFSFHAIKPITTFEGGAIATNNTAFYEKAKLHRSHGIVKKTLWNSDMVLLGENYRLSDVACALGLSQLKRLDSFIAKRNAIAHAYDVAFAQTPYFTPIGIDKSKKSSHHLYPILLAKNLWCSKEEIFQALHVKGVGVQVHYKPIYQFNYYKERFGELYLPNTEDFYRAELSIPCHQGMSMEEAQYVIQTLLEVCESIKGCHR; the protein is encoded by the coding sequence ATGATACCCTATAGCAGACAAAGCATAGAACCCTGCGATATAGAGGCGGTGGTTGAGGCACTCAAAGGTGATTTTCTCACAGGCGGAGAGAAGGTAGAAGCGTTTGAAGAAGCACTGGCTTCCTATCTAGGCGTCAAGCATGTCTGCGTGATGAATTCTGCCACTTCTGCTTTGCACGTGGCGTATCAAATCATTGGGCTTAAAGAGGGAGATGAAATCATTACCACCCCTCTGAGCTTTGCCGCCACCTCCAACACGGCTCTTCAATGCCATGCGACTCCCATTTTTTGCGACATTAAATTTGATGGCAACATCAATGAGAAAAAAGTTGAAGCACTGATTACCCCCAACACGAAAGCCCTCGTGCCTGTGGACTTTGGCGGAAATCCTGTGGAGATAGATGCGCTTCGAACACTGTGCGATGCGCACCATCTCTTTTTAATTGAAGATGCAAGCCATGCTCTAGGCAGTGAAATCAACGGGCAAAAAGTGGGACAGAAAGCAGATATGAGCATTTTTAGCTTTCATGCCATTAAACCTATCACCACCTTTGAAGGTGGAGCCATTGCGACCAATAACACCGCTTTTTACGAAAAAGCCAAACTACACCGAAGCCATGGCATTGTGAAAAAAACCTTATGGAACTCTGATATGGTGCTTTTGGGGGAGAACTACCGCTTAAGTGATGTGGCGTGCGCTTTGGGGCTAAGTCAGCTTAAACGCTTAGATAGCTTTATAGCAAAGCGAAACGCCATCGCTCATGCTTACGATGTCGCTTTTGCGCAAACGCCCTACTTTACACCCATTGGTATCGATAAAAGCAAAAAAAGTAGCCACCACCTCTACCCCATTTTGCTCGCCAAAAATCTTTGGTGCTCTAAAGAGGAAATTTTTCAAGCGTTACATGTAAAAGGGGTGGGCGTTCAAGTACATTATAAACCCATTTACCAATTTAACTACTACAAAGAGCGTTTTGGGGAGCTTTACCTGCCCAATACCGAGGATTTTTACCGAGCCGAACTCTCTATTCCTTGCCATCAAGGCATGAGCATGGAAGAGGCGCAGTATGTCATTCAAACCCTTTTGGAAGTCTGCGAATCCATCAAAGGGTGTCACCGATGA
- the pseF gene encoding pseudaminic acid cytidylyltransferase, translating to MNVAIIPARGGSKRIPRKNIKEFCGKPIIAYSIETAQKSGLFEKIIVSTDDEEIARVAKDYGADVPFLRPSKLSDDFTGTGAVVAHALETLAHAGERYDFACTLYATAPLLEPSYLIKGFEKLLHSDAIFSFSATSMPFPIWRTFKITQNERCEMFWKENFSKRSQDLEEAYQDAGQFYWHNLHKTSHDVLFGSESIPILLPRHLVQDIDTLEDWVRAELMYKVLHDNTHTS from the coding sequence ATGAATGTGGCGATTATCCCAGCACGAGGAGGAAGCAAGCGCATTCCTCGCAAAAATATCAAGGAGTTTTGCGGTAAACCCATCATCGCTTATAGCATTGAAACTGCTCAAAAAAGTGGGCTTTTTGAGAAAATTATCGTCAGCACCGATGATGAAGAGATCGCCCGTGTTGCCAAAGACTACGGAGCAGACGTTCCTTTTTTAAGACCTTCTAAGCTAAGTGATGACTTTACAGGCACAGGAGCGGTCGTAGCGCATGCTCTTGAAACACTTGCACATGCAGGGGAGCGCTATGACTTTGCGTGTACCTTGTATGCGACGGCTCCTTTACTAGAGCCCTCTTACCTCATCAAAGGGTTTGAAAAGCTTTTACACAGTGACGCCATCTTTTCGTTTTCGGCGACCTCTATGCCCTTTCCCATTTGGCGCACCTTTAAAATTACCCAAAATGAGCGCTGTGAAATGTTTTGGAAGGAAAATTTTTCAAAACGCTCACAAGATTTAGAAGAAGCGTATCAGGATGCGGGGCAATTTTACTGGCACAATCTTCATAAAACCTCGCACGATGTTCTCTTTGGAAGTGAGAGTATTCCCATCCTTTTGCCCCGCCATTTAGTGCAAGACATCGACACGCTTGAGGATTGGGTGAGAGCGGAGCTCATGTATAAGGTTCTTCATGACAACACTCATACGAGCTGA
- the pseG gene encoding UDP-2,4-diacetamido-2,4,6-trideoxy-beta-L-altropyranose hydrolase yields the protein MTTLIRADSSSTIGLGHIMRDVVLAKEFKEEVFFACQNLEGNIIEHIPYEVKILQSNDVDELIALIKSLHVTLLVIDHYGIDAIYEQTVKEATGVKILSLDDTYEKHHCDILLNPNVYADASRYEAFVPKGCELRCGKPLIREEFHTEKTIQREKIYDVCIAMGGSDSANITLGVLKTLPSTLHVSILTTTANAHLKDLHSFVADKPNIALHVNSNEVAKVLHQSCFVITTPSVMVQEVLFMELPFLAIQTAQNQEEMATYLQQKGYPVLKEWNASSFMRLYNAQ from the coding sequence ATGACAACACTCATACGAGCTGATAGTTCAAGCACCATCGGTCTTGGGCACATTATGCGAGATGTGGTGCTTGCCAAAGAATTTAAAGAAGAGGTGTTTTTTGCCTGCCAAAATTTAGAGGGCAATATCATAGAGCACATTCCTTACGAAGTCAAAATCTTACAATCCAACGATGTGGATGAGCTTATCGCACTCATAAAATCTTTACATGTAACCCTTTTGGTGATTGACCATTATGGCATTGATGCCATTTACGAGCAAACGGTGAAAGAGGCGACAGGGGTGAAAATCCTCAGCCTTGATGATACCTACGAAAAACACCACTGTGACATTCTGCTCAACCCTAATGTGTATGCTGATGCTTCACGTTATGAAGCTTTTGTACCAAAAGGGTGTGAATTACGCTGTGGAAAGCCTTTGATACGAGAAGAGTTCCATACAGAAAAAACGATTCAGCGTGAGAAAATCTACGATGTGTGTATTGCCATGGGTGGAAGTGATAGTGCGAATATCACGCTTGGCGTTTTAAAAACCCTTCCTAGCACCTTACATGTAAGCATTCTTACCACCACAGCGAATGCCCATCTTAAAGACCTACACTCTTTTGTAGCGGATAAGCCCAACATCGCTTTACATGTAAACTCCAACGAGGTTGCAAAAGTGCTTCACCAAAGCTGTTTTGTCATCACAACACCTAGTGTAATGGTACAGGAAGTGCTTTTTATGGAACTGCCCTTTCTTGCCATTCAAACAGCCCAAAATCAAGAAGAAATGGCTACGTACCTTCAACAAAAAGGATACCCTGTACTAAAGGAGTGGAATGCATCTTCATTTATGCGACTTTACAACGCTCAGTGA
- the pseH gene encoding UDP-4-amino-4,6-dideoxy-N-acetyl-beta-L-altrosamine N-acetyltransferase, giving the protein MHLHLCDFTTLSDAQKAMVLTWRNHEKIKAFMYTTHTISEKEHLRFIESLKTAQDKRYFLVYNEDVAIGVIDFTDITPLRATIGLYANPTLSRKGVGKELMRAIITYGFETLHVKRLCAEAFAFNTKAKALYETFGFCETARKTINKHEIICMELAYENRPL; this is encoded by the coding sequence ATGCATCTTCATTTATGCGACTTTACAACGCTCAGTGATGCCCAAAAAGCAATGGTTTTAACATGGCGCAACCACGAAAAAATCAAGGCGTTTATGTACACCACACATACCATCTCAGAAAAAGAGCACTTGCGTTTTATAGAGAGCTTAAAAACAGCGCAGGATAAACGCTATTTTTTGGTCTATAACGAAGATGTTGCCATTGGGGTGATTGATTTTACGGATATTACGCCGTTGAGGGCAACCATAGGACTCTACGCCAATCCCACACTCTCTCGCAAAGGTGTAGGCAAAGAGCTGATGCGTGCTATCATCACGTATGGTTTTGAAACCTTACATGTAAAAAGACTTTGTGCGGAAGCCTTTGCATTTAATACCAAAGCGAAAGCACTGTATGAAACCTTTGGATTTTGCGAGACAGCACGAAAAACAATAAATAAACACGAGATTATTTGTATGGAGTTAGCTTATGAAAATCGCCCACTTTGA
- the pseI gene encoding pseudaminic acid synthase, which yields MKIAHFDLEQPHTFIIAELSANHGNSLETAKETIRAAKKAGADAIKLQTYTADTLTIDCNTEDFVLKGGTLWDNKTLYELYQEAYTPWEWHEELFACAKEEGLLCFSTPFDKSAVDFLEQFNPPAYKIASFEVSDYALVRYVASKKRPIIISTGIATLEEIEDVVRICKEEGNEEIVLLQCTSAYPAPLENANLLMIPDLQERFGVVAGFSDHTLGITAPVMAVALGAKVIEKHFILDKSIGGADASFSLDVEAFSQMSKAVREAEKLRGEVHYHHEPHTIKGRQFARSLYVTKEIQKSEVFTEENIRSIRPGYGLHPKHLGEVLGKRASKHLHKGERLTWEMLV from the coding sequence ATGAAAATCGCCCACTTTGATTTAGAACAACCACACACCTTTATCATCGCCGAACTCTCAGCGAACCATGGCAATAGCCTCGAAACAGCAAAAGAAACAATACGAGCGGCTAAAAAAGCAGGGGCGGATGCCATCAAGCTTCAAACCTACACCGCCGATACACTCACCATTGACTGCAACACAGAGGATTTTGTGCTCAAAGGCGGAACACTCTGGGATAATAAAACCTTGTATGAACTCTATCAAGAAGCTTATACGCCATGGGAGTGGCACGAAGAGCTTTTTGCGTGTGCGAAAGAGGAGGGATTGCTCTGTTTTTCCACTCCCTTTGATAAAAGTGCGGTGGATTTTTTAGAACAATTTAACCCGCCCGCCTACAAAATTGCCAGTTTTGAAGTGAGTGATTACGCTTTGGTGCGCTATGTGGCTTCCAAAAAACGCCCCATCATCATCTCCACAGGCATTGCCACGCTTGAAGAAATCGAAGATGTGGTGCGCATCTGCAAAGAAGAGGGAAATGAGGAGATTGTTTTGCTTCAATGTACTTCCGCTTACCCAGCCCCACTAGAGAACGCCAATCTTCTAATGATTCCTGATTTACAAGAGCGTTTTGGAGTTGTTGCGGGATTTTCAGACCACACGCTAGGTATCACCGCTCCTGTCATGGCAGTAGCCCTTGGAGCCAAAGTGATTGAGAAGCATTTTATCTTAGATAAAAGCATTGGCGGAGCCGATGCCTCTTTTTCACTGGATGTGGAAGCCTTTTCTCAAATGAGCAAAGCGGTGCGTGAGGCGGAAAAATTACGAGGGGAAGTGCATTACCATCATGAGCCTCACACCATCAAAGGACGGCAATTTGCAAGAAGCTTGTATGTGACAAAAGAGATACAAAAAAGTGAAGTATTCACTGAGGAAAATATCCGCTCGATTCGCCCAGGGTATGGCTTGCACCCCAAACATTTAGGAGAAGTTTTAGGCAAACGTGCCTCTAAGCATCTGCACAAAGGAGAGCGTCTTACGTGGGAGATGTTAGTCTAA